Genomic window (Polaribacter batillariae):
TTGGCAATGTCTTTTACTCGAATTTTAGTAGCATCTAACTTTCCTCCTGCTCCCATAGAAGAAATAATTTTTACTTTTTTTCTTCTTGCAGCAACAATTAAATTAATTTTTGGTGTAATGCTATCGATACAATCCAACACATAATCAAACTCTTTTGATACGATTTCGTACGCTCTTTCTGGAGATAAAAATTCCTTTAAAACTGTTAATTTTAAATCTGGATTGATGTCTTTTAATCTTTCTGATAAAACTGTTGTTTTTGCTTTACCAATGGTAGATTGTAAGGCTGGTAATTGTCTATTGATATTGGTTTTATCAAAAACATCTCCATCTACAATAGTTATTTTTCCAACGCCTGCTCTTGCAATAAATTCTGCAGCATAACTGCCAACTCCTCCCAAACCAACGACTAAAACATTGGCTTTTTGTAATTTTTCAATCCCTTCTTTTTGTACCAATAATTCGGTTCTTTCTAACCAACTCATACTAAACTTATAAAATATTAATGTCTGTTCGAGCCTTTCGTCTTCGCTCGAGACAGGCTAAACTCGAGAACTAATTTTTAATCTTATTAATTCTTTTAACCTCTCGAGAACTGCGTTCGTTACTTTTAACAAAAATCTCTTTTTATTGAAAGTAATGCTCGAGGAGACAAAAAATTAAAATTTTCTTTTATTATTTGCTGAAGCTTTTCAACTTCTATTCTTTTTAAATTTGCTGCTTTTTGATAAATTTCTTGAATTTTAATTTCTGAATCGTCTGTTTCTAAAAGTAACACATTCAAAGGAATTTCTGAAACTACTTTTTGTAATTTTTTATTTTTGATGATTGCTGCTCCAAATGATAATAGAATTCCATTTTTTAATAAACTTTTGGCTACTTGTACATTTTTATTGAAGCCATGTAAAATCCATTTTTGTTTTGGTTTTATTTCTTTTTTAATTTCAATAATTTCTTGAAATGCTTTTACACAGTGGATAATTAAAGGTTTGTTGTGTTTTTCTGAAAGCAAGACTTGTTTTCTGAAAACTTCTTGTTGAAGTTTAAAGTCTGTTTCTGTAATTTTATCTAAGCCACATTCGCCAATTGCAAAACAGTTTTTATGTTGAAGTTGCTCTTCAACAAATAAAAGTTCTTCTTCTATATTATTTTTATTGAGATACCAAGGATGAATTCCGATTGAAAAAGGCGAGGAAAAATCTACTGAATTTGGGTATTTATTTTCTATAGAAAAAACGTTTTCTGCGAAAGACTTTTGGTGTGTATGAATGTCGATAAAAGTCAAAATAACTATTCTTTATTTTTTGAATCGATAATAATAGTAACTGGACCGTCATTTAATAACTCGACTTTCATGTCTGCACCAAATTCGCCTGTTTGCACCTTTTTACCCAACTCGTTTTCTAACGTTTTTACAAAGTTGTTATATAAAGTAATGGCAATATCGGGTTTTGCTGCTTTTATGTAACTGGGTCTGTTTCCTTTTTTGGTAGATGCTTGCAAGGTAAACTGACTTACAACAATCGCATCTCCATTGCTTTCTAATAAAGAATTATTCATAACTCCATTTTCGTCGTTAAAAATGCGCAAGTTTGCTGTTTTTCGAACCAACCAATTGATATCTTCTTGTGTGTCTTCTGCAACAATTCCTAATAAAATTAAGAGTCCGTTTTTAATGTTTGCAACTTTTTCTTCGTTAATAGTTACACTTGCTTTTGAAACTCTTTGAATTACAATTTTCATATTTACCTAAATCTCCAAAAGGAACTTTTACTTTTTGAATTTTTATAAACTTTTACGACTACTTTAAATCTTTTCTTTCTTTTAAAACGAAACATCTACTTCGTAAATAATTACTATTCTTATTTTTTTTAAATTATTCTTTTTAAGAGAGATTTTTTCCTTTGGGAAATTAAAGCGGGTTATTCTTCGTTCCAAACATCTGTTCTAAAATGCTCTGTTTCTTCTTCGCCTTCTAAAATTTGTAAGTAACTTTTATAACGAGACCAAGATACTTTTTCTTCTTCTAAAGCTTCTTTTACAGCGCATTTTGGTTCTTTTGTATGAATACAATTATTAAATTTACAGTCTTGTTTTAACGCGAAAAACTCTGGAAAATAATCTCCTAATTCGTATTTGTCGATATTTACTACTCCAAAACCTTTAATACCTGGTGTGTCTATAATTTTTGTATCGTTTTTGTTTTCGATGCTTAAATCGAACATTTCTGCAAAAGTTGTAGTGTGTTTTCCTTGATTGTGTTGGTCGGATATTTCTTTAGTTTTTAAGTCTAAAGAAGGGTCTATTGCATTTACCAAAGTGGTTTTTCCTACTCCTGAATGCCCTACAAACATCGATGTTTTGCCCAACATTATTTCTTTAATGGTAGCTACGTTTTTATTTTGGGTTGCAGAAACTTCTACACATCTATAACCAATGGCTTGGTAAATGTCTTTTAAGTATAAAATTTCTGCTCTTTCTTCTATTTCGTAAGCATCTATTTTATTAAAAACTAAAATTACATCGATTCTATAGGCTCTTGCTGAAACCAAAAAACGGTCTATAAACGTAGTAAATGTTGGTGGATTGTTAATTGTAATTAATAAAAAAACCTGATCGATATTCGAAGCAATAATATGTATTTGTTTAGAAAGGTTTACAGATTTACGAACAATGTAATTATCTCTATCTAAAATAGTTTTGATAACGCCTGTTTCTTCGTCTCCTTTTTTTTCTAAATCGAACACAACTTTATCGCCAACTGCAATTGGGTTGGTGCTTTTGATGTCTTTTATTCTGAATTTTCCTTTAATTCTACATTTGTAAAACTCGCCATGATTGGCTTTTACTTGATACCAACTTCCTGTAGATTTGTAAACGGTTCCTATCATTATTACAAAGATGCAGAATTAAAATTGAATTATGAAAAATTGGTGGAAAATGAGCGGTTTTTATTTTTACCACATAGGACCATAAAAAACATAGAATTGTTATGGAGATTGAGCTGGAAGTTAACGAAAAGACCCTTCAGGTTTTGAAAACCTGAAGGGTCTGAAAACATGTCTAAAAGTTATTTTTTATAACTTTCTTTTTAGGTTAGAATTTTAAGTAATTACAATAATGTCTGTTCGAGTGATTTTTGATTTTTTTTAAGAAATTTGTACCCAAAACTTGTTAGAATGAAGAAAAATTCTCGATACAAAATTTCTGAAAAAGAAATTTCACTCGAAGTGACAGGGTTTTAAAAAAAACTATTTTTTTGCACAATAGGAATATAGAAAACATAAAGTTGTGGTGGAAATTGTTGCGAATTCGCGAATTAAAATGGTTTGTGGTGAATTTACCCAGAAAAGGTTTGAAACCTTTAGAGATTGGAGTTTTAAACCTGTAAAAAGACCTCACAGGTTTTAAAAACCTGTGAGGTCTAAAAATATATCTAAAAGCTATTTTTAATAACTTGTTTTTTAGGTTTGCGATACGCGTTAAGGATTGCAGTGGAAATCCTTTTGCCTTAAAAAAAAAGGCAAAAGATTGCAACGATAAGCCTGACCAAGCTTTTTTGCTTGGTAAAGCCCAAAAACTATCCTTTTATAATCTTTTCTTGATGATTGATGGATTCTTGGTGAATTGCCTTGAACATTTTTAAGACAAATTCTTCGCTTAAACCTCTGCTTTCGCCTTCTAAAATCATGTTTCCTAGAATTTCGTTCCAACGTCTAGATTGTAAAACGGCAACGTTTTTCTCTTTTTTTAGTTGACCAATTTTGTCGGCAACACTCATTCTTTTACCTAACATATCTATTAACTGGCCATCTACAACGTTAATTTGAGCTCTTAAATTTTCTAAGGAATCTCTGTAACCAGAATCGGTTTCGGTTTCTTTTCTTATTTTTAAATCTTCCATAATTTGCTTTAGTTTTGTTGGTGTAACTTGCTGTGCAGCGTCACTCCAAGCGTTGTCTGGATCGAAATGAGTCTCGATCATTAATCCATCGAAATTTAAATCTAAAGCTGTTTGTGAAACGTCGAAAATCATTTCTCTGTTTCCTGTAATGTGCGAAGGGTCGCAAATTAATGGCAAGTCTGGGAATTTATTTTGAAACTCGATGGCTAATTGCCATTCTGGAATGTTTCTATATTTCGATTTTTCGTAGGTTGAAAATCCTCTGTGAATTGCGCCTAAATTTTTGATTCCTGCTGTGTATAATCTTTCGATACCACCTAACCATAAAGCCAAATCTGGATTTACTGGGTTTTTTACCAATACAATTTTATCGGTTCCTTCTAAGGCGTCTGCAATTTCTTGCATAATAAAAGGCGAAACTGTAGAACGTGCGCCAATCCATAATAAATCGACATCGTTTTCTAAAGCCAATTTTACGTGTGCTGCGTTTGCAACTTCTGTACAGGTTTTCATGCCTGTTTCTTCTTTTACCTTTTTAAGCCATTTTAAACCTAAAGCGCCAACGCCTTCGAAATTTCCTGGTCTTGTTCTTGGTTTCCAAATTCCTGCTCGGAAATAATTTACATCAGAATCTTTTAATTCGTGTGCAATTTTTAAAACCTGTTCTTCGGTTTCTGCACTACAAGGCCCTGCTATTACTAGTGGATGATCTAATTTCATATCGTCCAACCATGTTCTTAATGCTGCTGTATTCTTCATTTTACTAATTAATTTGTGTTGCTTAGTTTGAGATTTCTCCACAAGGTCGAAATGACAAAATAATCAACGATTTTGGCTTTTAATTTATGCCGTTTAAAATTTGTTTTATATAATTTGTATTTTCCATTTCGTTAAAAATTTCCGAGAAATTATCTTGTTGCATTAACTCTTTAAAGTGTTGTAAATTGCTAATGTATTCTTCTAAGGTTTCTATAACGTTTTCTTTGTTTTGTTTAAAAATGGGTGCCCACATGGCTGGCGAACTTTTTGCCAAACGAACTGTGGATGCAAATCCTGAACCTGCCATATCGAAAATATCGCGTTCGTTTTTTTCTTTATTGATTACTGTTTTTCCTAACATAAACGCACTTATGTGAGAAAGGTGCGAAACATACGCAATATGTTTGTCGTGCGAAACCGGATCCATGTAACGAATACGCATTCCAATGTCTGTAAAAAGTTGCAATGCTTTTTCTTGCAGCTTAAAAGTTGTTTTTTCTACTTCGCAGATAATATTCGTTTTTCCTTTATATAAGCCAGAAATCGCAGCTGTTGGCCCAGATTTTTCTGTTCCTGCTATTGGGTGACATGCTAAAAAATTGCGTCTTCTTATATGATGTTCAACAGATTTACAAATGGCTTCTTTTGTGGAACCTGCATCTATGACCAAGGTATTATCGGAAATTTTATCTAAAATTGTTGGTAGTAATTTTACAGTAGCATCTACTGGAATGGATACAATTACCAAATCTGCATTTTCTAAATCGTCTAAGGTTGCTTTTTTGTCAATCAATTTTAACTCTAATGCTTTATTTAGCGTTCCGTCTTTTCTGCTAATTCCGTGTAAAATAGCCTCTGGATTGTTTTTTTTGATATCAATTGCGAAACTTCCACCAATTAAACCAACTCCAATAAAAAATATATTTTTCATTTTTCTTTTCTACTTCTTAAAAGGTCTTTAAGACCTTGCAGGTGTTATTATATTTCCTGCAAATTCTTTAAAACGCAGGGATTATTTGTTATTATTTATTTATACCTACAAGGTTTTTGAAACCTTGTAGAGAGTTTTACCACAAACTGACTGCCAACTGCCAACTGAAATACTGCCAACTTAATTTAAAACCTACTAATCGCTTCTTTAATTACTTGAGATGTTACACATAAAGAAAATCGTATATATCCTTCGCCTTGAGAACCAAAAATAGTGCCTGGGGTTATAAAAATATCTTTATTGTATAAAACCGAATCTGTAATTTCTTCTGATTTTTTTCCTTCAGAAATTTTTGCCCAAACAAATAATCCTGTGGAGTTTTTATCATACACGCAGTCTAATTTATCTGCCAATTTCCAAATTAAATTTCTACGTTCTTCATAAATTTTATTTTGCTCTGTAAACCAAGCGTCTGTTAATTGCAAGGCTTCTATAGCTCCTTTTTGAATTCCGTAAAACATGCCAGAATCCATATTCGATTTTACTTTTAAAATCTCGTTAATGTATGTTGCCTTTCCTAAAACCATGCCAACTCGCCAACCAGCCATGTTAAAGGTTTTGCTTAAAGAGTTTAATTCTAAAGCAATGTCTTTTGCACCTTCGACTTGTAAAATACTTACAGGTTTATCGTTTAAAATAAAACTATAAGGATTGTCGTTTATAATTAAAATTTCGTGCTTTTTCCCAAATGCAATCAACTTTTTAAAAGTCTCTAAAGTTGCATTGGTTCCTGTTGGCATGTGCGGATAATTTACCCACATAATTTTTACTTCAGATAAATCTTGTTGCTCTAACTCTTCGAAATTTGGTTGCCAATTATTTGCTGCACTTAAATTGTAAAAAAGAGGCTCTGCACCTACTAATTTTGTGACAGATGTATAAGTTGGATATCCTGGATTCGGAATTAAGACCTTATCGCCTTCATTTAAAAAAGCCATAGAAATGTGCATAATTCCTTCTTTACTGCCCATTAATGGTAAAACTTCATTTTCTGGGTTTGAATCTACAGAAAACTTGTTTTTATAAAAGTTGGAAATTGCATTTCTTAATTCTGGTAACCCTTGGTACGATTGATATTTGTGTGCAGAAGCTTCTCCTAAACTTCCTTGAATGGCATTTAAAACTTGTGCAGGAGGTTGTAAATCTGGTGAGCCTATACCCATGTTTATAATTGGTTTTCCAGCGGCTGCTAAACCTCTTACTTCTCTTAGTTTTTTAGAGAAATAGTATTCTTGAACGGTGTCTAATCTTTTTGCAGGTTGTATCATAATTTATGCTATACAAAAGTTATTTAATTTGTTATTTCGAAAGAAACGCAGTGAAATTGAGAAATCTAAAACATTGAATGGAAATGAAGAGATTTTTCGGCTCCATTGCATTTCGCTCAAAAGGACATTGTTTTGAACTTTGTAAATATTATTGTACATTATTTTCTTCCGTTTTTATAAGTTCCTAATATTTTAAACTCTTCTGCCATTATTTTTACAATTGCTGTTGCTTTTTCGTACTCTTTATAATCGTCGAAAGTAACATCTACAAAGAAAGAATATTTCCAAGGTGTTTCTATCACTGGCAAAGATTGAATTTTAGTTAAGTTCATTTTACAATCACTCAACACATTTAAAATGGTTGCCAAACTGCCTCTTTTATGATTTAATTGAAATTTAAAAGAGGCTTTGTTTACTTCTTCATTAATTGTTGGTTCCTCGGTTTGTACAATTACAAATCTTGTAGAATTGTCTTTTATCGTCTGAATTTCATCTTCGATAATTTCTAAATTGAAAATTTCTGCCGCAATTTTTGGTGCAATGGCCGCAATTCCTTTTAAATTTTCTTTTGATATTCTTTTGGCTACTTCTGCAGTATCTACATCTTCTACCAGCTTAATATGAGGGTAATTTCTAAAAAACTCCTTGCATTGTAATAATGCCATTGGATGCGACCAAACCTCTTTTATATCTTTAATCGTTTGATTTTCTAAACACATTAAATGATGATGAATATTCAAATATTCTTCTCCTATTATATGCAAATTGTTATTATCTATTAACGCATAATTAGGAATTATAGAACCTGCAATGGTATTTTCTAGAGCCATTACTCCTAAACTCGCTGTTTTATCCAACAAGCTATCCACCAACACATCAAAAGACATGCATTCTTTTAGTTGAATATCGTTTCCATAAAAATCGCGTGCGACTTTATGATGGTTTGAGCCTTCTGCTCCTTGGATGGCGATTGTTTTTCTCATTTATTTGTGATAAAAAAATATCAAAAAAAAAGCCTCGAAGTAAATTCGAGACTTTATATATATTTTATGCTTCTTAACAACATGATACAAAGTCTCACCTCTTACTAAAAAAGTAAAAGTAAAAATAGAAACGTGTAAAATTGTTGTGTAACATTTTGTGCTCTTTGTTTTGCGTGACAAATCTAAAGATTAAATTTAGATAAACAAATAATATTATATTTTTTTCAACAAAATTTAAATATCACTAAAAATAGTGTTATAAAGTTATTCCATTTTATGAATTTCTTTACAAATACGAGAACTAATAATATATTTAAAAAAATAAAAAAGTTAAAATATAAGTTTACAACTTAAATTACTCTGATAATCAACATAAAAAATAATTAAATCGCATACCTAGATTCAAATGCTAGTGCAAGTTTTTGATAGGATTTTCCTACGGGTTTTACCCCGTTAGGAAAAGTCCAAAAAAAGTCAAAGATTTGTGATATGAACTACAAACAATTAACTTTCGAACAAAGGTACTCAATAGAATTAATGCTTAAGGCAAAAATTAGTAAAAAAGAGATTATTAAATCACTTTGTATTAATGAAAGTACTTTTTATAGAGAATTGAAAAGGAACTCAAAACCTAGGACTTATAGTGCTAAACACGCACAAAAATTAGCTGATGAGCGTAAAAAAGAAGGCCATTATAAGACTATTTTTTCAACGGAAATGAAAAAAATAATCAAAGAAAAAATGATTAAATTTCAATGGTCTCCAGAACAGATAGTTGGTTGGTGTAAACTTAAAGCAATACAGATGGTCTCTCACGAGCGAATTTACCAA
Coding sequences:
- a CDS encoding TatD family hydrolase; amino-acid sequence: MTFIDIHTHQKSFAENVFSIENKYPNSVDFSSPFSIGIHPWYLNKNNIEEELLFVEEQLQHKNCFAIGECGLDKITETDFKLQQEVFRKQVLLSEKHNKPLIIHCVKAFQEIIEIKKEIKPKQKWILHGFNKNVQVAKSLLKNGILLSFGAAIIKNKKLQKVVSEIPLNVLLLETDDSEIKIQEIYQKAANLKRIEVEKLQQIIKENFNFLSPRALLSIKRDFC
- the rsgA gene encoding ribosome small subunit-dependent GTPase A, giving the protein MIGTVYKSTGSWYQVKANHGEFYKCRIKGKFRIKDIKSTNPIAVGDKVVFDLEKKGDEETGVIKTILDRDNYIVRKSVNLSKQIHIIASNIDQVFLLITINNPPTFTTFIDRFLVSARAYRIDVILVFNKIDAYEIEERAEILYLKDIYQAIGYRCVEVSATQNKNVATIKEIMLGKTSMFVGHSGVGKTTLVNAIDPSLDLKTKEISDQHNQGKHTTTFAEMFDLSIENKNDTKIIDTPGIKGFGVVNIDKYELGDYFPEFFALKQDCKFNNCIHTKEPKCAVKEALEEEKVSWSRYKSYLQILEGEEETEHFRTDVWNEE
- a CDS encoding tRNA threonylcarbamoyladenosine dehydratase gives rise to the protein MSWLERTELLVQKEGIEKLQKANVLVVGLGGVGSYAAEFIARAGVGKITIVDGDVFDKTNINRQLPALQSTIGKAKTTVLSERLKDINPDLKLTVLKEFLSPERAYEIVSKEFDYVLDCIDSITPKINLIVAARRKKVKIISSMGAGGKLDATKIRVKDIAKTKNCTMARVLRKRLKERKVDKGVKAVYSEEVQRTESVKITDGTNFKKSYYGTISFMPAAFGLQAAAHVVNYLIKK
- a CDS encoding bifunctional 3-deoxy-7-phosphoheptulonate synthase/chorismate mutase type II gives rise to the protein MKNTAALRTWLDDMKLDHPLVIAGPCSAETEEQVLKIAHELKDSDVNYFRAGIWKPRTRPGNFEGVGALGLKWLKKVKEETGMKTCTEVANAAHVKLALENDVDLLWIGARSTVSPFIMQEIADALEGTDKIVLVKNPVNPDLALWLGGIERLYTAGIKNLGAIHRGFSTYEKSKYRNIPEWQLAIEFQNKFPDLPLICDPSHITGNREMIFDVSQTALDLNFDGLMIETHFDPDNAWSDAAQQVTPTKLKQIMEDLKIRKETETDSGYRDSLENLRAQINVVDGQLIDMLGKRMSVADKIGQLKKEKNVAVLQSRRWNEILGNMILEGESRGLSEEFVLKMFKAIHQESINHQEKIIKG
- a CDS encoding prephenate dehydratase → MRKTIAIQGAEGSNHHKVARDFYGNDIQLKECMSFDVLVDSLLDKTASLGVMALENTIAGSIIPNYALIDNNNLHIIGEEYLNIHHHLMCLENQTIKDIKEVWSHPMALLQCKEFFRNYPHIKLVEDVDTAEVAKRISKENLKGIAAIAPKIAAEIFNLEIIEDEIQTIKDNSTRFVIVQTEEPTINEEVNKASFKFQLNHKRGSLATILNVLSDCKMNLTKIQSLPVIETPWKYSFFVDVTFDDYKEYEKATAIVKIMAEEFKILGTYKNGRK
- a CDS encoding pyridoxal phosphate-dependent aminotransferase, which encodes MIQPAKRLDTVQEYYFSKKLREVRGLAAAGKPIINMGIGSPDLQPPAQVLNAIQGSLGEASAHKYQSYQGLPELRNAISNFYKNKFSVDSNPENEVLPLMGSKEGIMHISMAFLNEGDKVLIPNPGYPTYTSVTKLVGAEPLFYNLSAANNWQPNFEELEQQDLSEVKIMWVNYPHMPTGTNATLETFKKLIAFGKKHEILIINDNPYSFILNDKPVSILQVEGAKDIALELNSLSKTFNMAGWRVGMVLGKATYINEILKVKSNMDSGMFYGIQKGAIEALQLTDAWFTEQNKIYEERRNLIWKLADKLDCVYDKNSTGLFVWAKISEGKKSEEITDSVLYNKDIFITPGTIFGSQGEGYIRFSLCVTSQVIKEAISRF
- a CDS encoding prephenate dehydrogenase encodes the protein MKNIFFIGVGLIGGSFAIDIKKNNPEAILHGISRKDGTLNKALELKLIDKKATLDDLENADLVIVSIPVDATVKLLPTILDKISDNTLVIDAGSTKEAICKSVEHHIRRRNFLACHPIAGTEKSGPTAAISGLYKGKTNIICEVEKTTFKLQEKALQLFTDIGMRIRYMDPVSHDKHIAYVSHLSHISAFMLGKTVINKEKNERDIFDMAGSGFASTVRLAKSSPAMWAPIFKQNKENVIETLEEYISNLQHFKELMQQDNFSEIFNEMENTNYIKQILNGIN
- the dtd gene encoding D-aminoacyl-tRNA deacylase, encoding MKIVIQRVSKASVTINEEKVANIKNGLLILLGIVAEDTQEDINWLVRKTANLRIFNDENGVMNNSLLESNGDAIVVSQFTLQASTKKGNRPSYIKAAKPDIAITLYNNFVKTLENELGKKVQTGEFGADMKVELLNDGPVTIIIDSKNKE